The genomic segment TTCCAGGGCATCTTCCGCTAATTCCGCCACTAATAGTCTTTCTATATGCTCCATTAGTGCAACAAAGTTATATATTCGATCATAAATCGATGATGTCGTATTGACCGTTTCATAAAGTTTTGTGGCTCGGAAAAGTATATCATAACGATTAATTGCAAATCGATTATCATTACCCAATTTATTAACTTCATTGATTTGTTGTTTGATTGAAGTGACCGAATTTTTGGACAGATTCAGTAGTTTGAGGGATTCTTCGACTTCGCCATAGTATTTGTCTGATTCTTTATTCAATTGGTATTCTACAACggatttttcttttagcaACTGTTCCTTAATATCTCGTACCCTTTCAAGTGATAGATCTCCCTTTATTAAATCACAAACTTGCTGCAAGGGATCTGAAGACATCTTAGTAACTAGATACTTGATAATATCTCTGCTCTCGGCCCAATTTTACTTCTTTTCCTGCTTCCCTACGGGTGTTCTTAAGGTGCACTAGTTGCTAGAGTTTACAGtatgttttcttattttccGATCCCCAAAGCTCGGCaagattaagaaaaaaaggctAGCTGTACATAAGATTAATAACATCGTATTAATGAATCTATCACTTCCAGGCCCATTCTATGTATAGTATGTAAATATGTATTTAGATTATGATACGCCTGGTTCAGGCTTTTGCCACATTCCGTTCGGCCACTGTAAAACTCCTGCATTCGTATAGTCACCTCTATTCGTTGGAGACCGTACAGAGGCACGAGCCACTCTTAAATACAAGTCTATTGTCCCGTTAGAGGCATCAAGAGCATCGTCCATCATTTGAGCAAGTGCTGGATTCTCCATCCGAAGAACATCGATACTCACAGTCTCATTCTTGCCTACGTACACTTCCACATCGTTCAAAAGTAATGAAAAACCGTCGATGTTTCCTATTTGATCAATTACTGGATCAGTTGCATTTAGATGCCACGACAGAGAATGGTTTTGATCGTCGTTAAAATCCAGTATAGGTGGCTTCAAAGAAGCACCTGCTTCTCCTCTTAACAAGGCCGTATCTGTCTCAACTATGCTTGCAAAATCCCATCTTGCTACACCAGACAGAATTAACCCGACTAAAATTCCTTGGAACAGATATGCAGATGATCCTCTCGTGGCACAGCCTGGAACCAGTATAGAACCTAAGATGTAGTGATGTATCCTCAAGTTCAGTCCCGGCAAAGATCCCAAAGCTATTAATCCGCCAATGAAACAAatgtatattttaaaatACTTTTTGAATCTTCCTGATTTCCAGAGTGAATAAGCCTGTATAACTGCGCATGTAAGAATAGTGGCTGCAATAGATCCCACAGCAGTCAGTGCTCCAGCCTGCTCTTTCAAATCCGTCGTCGTAAGTCTATCAACAGGTAATCGGTCAAATGTGACATTATTTGAGATTCCCAACCAAAATGTGGGGTACCAAAGTATTACTTTTGCTATGGGCGATCCATTTTCTAGTGTTCTTTTCACCGCACTCTTCCAAACGACGTATAAAACAAAGCATAAAGGTAAAAGTCTTTGAAATCCCACACTGAAAAGCTCATACACGCTAGCTGGGTCATGTGCATCCGTTAGTAATGGAGGGTCTAGAGATAATACAAGAGTCCAATAGCCCACTATCGTGTTTATCCAGTACCCGTAAATACTGTCatacaaataaaatattggCAGTCCAAAAAGCATATTCAATGCGACCACAGCTGCTCGAGGATCATAACAGCCCGACAGGATACCGCCTTGTATATCTCTGAATGAATATGAACCGggaaaaaatgaattgaATGCTACTGAAAACCCAGTGTTATacattcctttttttgatggaaaagaattttGGGCCCCTTGCATAGAAACTTTGGTACAGCCACCGTAAAATGGTGAGATAACACCTGCATGTACTGCAGAGGCGCATGGAAACGAGTCACTTCTATAAGGGTAGGACACGACCATCGGGTCTTCTTCGCTAAACAGGGCACCTCCGCCAATTTCATACCCTGTATATTTGACTCTCCTATTCCCTACGGCAATGGCGGAGTATGTCCATCCACCTCTATCACACAGTGCTGGACATCTGATCATGTATTCTTTATTATCAAGTGGACCGCAGTTTTTAGCATTTAAACCACATTCGTTATTGGTACCCTCCCAGTTCAAGTAGGAATTGCAACTTAAAGACAATATAGGAATCTTTTCTGAGCCATCATTTGGATGGAAGTATGGCGGCTTGATAAGATAGGGGTATATgagagaataaaaaatgcGCATCCAAAAGCAGCAGTACACAATCAGTAGCAACAGTCGTATCAACTTACTTGGTATTTTAGTTTTGAATGTAGTCTGCGGAAAATCATCTATCTTCTTCAGCCATCCCCAACGTTTAGGAAAGCTAGGCGGTTCGTCACTTGGCTCAACAGGGCCATTCCAAACTCTTTCAATAAACTTTTGTATAGGatgtttcctttttaatAGTAACCATTTTGACTTACTGTTTTCTCTCCCTTCTTCATCAAGCATACTTTCCATGTCTGTATTGGAAAAGTTCTGCAGTTGTATAGACTCAGTCACACGGTGCTGTCCATCGCAATCACTTGAAACGCCAGGGTCTGTGGCTTCCCACGTTGTGTTAGcattatcatcaaaatGCACACCCATTCAATTCAATGCTAAATGGTCTATCTCTCACAAGTCTAATACTGGTTGAATTGTGCCTTAgttatttatataattgAATGTATTTTGCGATTTTACACTCTTTACGGTATTTAGCTGTTTTCTTCTACACCCCAgagtaatttttttgcgACGGTAAATCTGGAAAATAATCATAGAATACAATGAGAAAGAatgtaaaagaaataattttaTTAGCGTACATGATTGTGTATATGTTTTGtttaaaaaagtttatttaaaaaaggTCTTAATACATACTAACGAAAAGAAACCGCTCCAAGTTAGATAAGGAAAGGGAAAAATGCCACCAGAAAGAATCAACCGGAACATGACTCACAAGCTTCTGGAGTAGGAGCAGTACAAGCAATCACCTTTTCATTGTAAATGTCACATTTCTTCTCGTCGGaatcttcttttattgtttCCGTTGGAACTGCTGGGGCAACACTATCTTCCAATTTCACATTTGACATGGCACTCGACACCGATGATTGTTCGGATGGAACTGGAGATGCATCCTTCTCATTATCTGAGCTTTCGGTAAGCGCAGATGCCGCCTTTTGTTCAGAGAATTTTGTACCCTTTGGAACATAAACTGGACGATCCAATTCTGAGACGGAAGCAATATGTGTAGCGGCTTGATCGGCAACCTCTTGATCAATGGTAAATTGAATAGCAGCGGAGGCGGCTTGCGTTCTTAAGTAGTACATACCAGTTTTTAAACCCTTCTTCCAACCGTAGAAATGCATACTAGTAATCTTACCCATTGATGGTGCTTGCAAGAAAAGATTCAAGGAATGAGACTGATCGATGTAGATGGCACGATCAGCAGCCATATTGATAATGGTCTTTTGAGAGATTTCCCAGACGGTTTTGTATAATTCCTTCAATTCTTGTGGCACATTTGGTAAGCCTTGAATAGAACCATTTTGTGTAATTAGATATTGTTTCATACTATCATCCCAAATACCCAGGTCGACTAAATCACGTAGTAAATATGGATTAACAACTTGGAATTCACCAGACAGGACACGACGAGAGTACATGTTTGAGGTCACTGGTTCGAAGCATTCATTATAACCAAGAATTTGGGAAGTTGAGGCGGTTGGCATTGGTGCCATAGTCAAAGAGTTTCTTAACCCATGTTTAACAATGTCCTTTCTTAAGGTTTCCCAATCCCACATGCCAAATGGTTTAGCGTTCCACATATCGAATTGTAAAATACCCTTAGAAGCTGGAGAACCTTCAAAAGTAGAATATTTACCTTCTTTTTGGGCCAATTCACAGGAGGCTTCAAGAGTAGCATGGTAAATAGTTTCGAAGATTTGTTTGTTTAGAGTTTGAGCTTCTTCCGATTCAAAGGGTAGACGCAACATCATATAAGTATCGGCCAAACCCTGGACACCAAGAGCAATAGGTCTATGCTTCATATTTGAATTTCTAGCCTCGGGAACTGGATAGTAATTACGGTCGATAACTCTGTTCAAGTTGTGAGTAATGACTTTAGCAATCTCGTGTAATCTCTCGAAATTATAGCTTGCAGTTTTACCATCTTCTGAAACCTCAACGAATGCTGGTAGGGCAATAGAAGCTAAATTACAAACTGCAGTTTCATCCGGGGAGGAATATTCGACGATTTCACAACATAAATTAGATGATTTGATAGTACCTAAGTTCTGTTGGTTTGTCTTCCTGTTACATGCGTCCTTATAAACCATGAAAGGTGTACCTGTTTCTGTCTGTGCTTGCAAAATGGCATACCACAACTTTTGGGCTTTAATTGTTTTACCACGACCTTCTCTTTCGTAACGAGTATAtagttcttcaaattcatcaCCCCACACATCATCTAAACCTGGGGCAGCACTGGGCGAAAACAAAGTCCAAGGCCCATCCTCTTGAACACGTTTCATGAAAAGATCAGGGATCCATAGAGCAGGGAACAAATCTCTTGCACGAATTTCTTCCTTACCATGTGTTTTTCTGATATCGACAAAGTCGAAGATATCTGCATGCCATGGCTCCAAGAAAAGGGCGAAAGCACCAGGTCTCTTGTTACCACCCTGGTCCACATAACGGGCAGTATTATTGAAAACACGAATCATAGGAATCAACCCGTTTGAAGTACCGTTGGTACCAGCGATATAAGAACCTGTGGAACGGATGTTGTTGATATGAAGACCAACACCACCTGCAGTTTTGGAAATCATAGCACattctttcaaagtatcATAAATACCTTCGATAGAGTCATCCTTCATGGCAATTAAGAAACATGAAGACATTTGAGGATGTGGCGTACCAGCGTTGAATAAAGTTGGGGAAGCGTGAGTGAAGTATCTTAACGACATCAAATTATAAGTCTTCAGCACAGATTCGATATCGCTACCATGGATACCTAGCGCCACACGCATTACCAAATGCTGAGGACGTTCTGCCACTTCACCGTTCAGTCTTAGCAAGTACGAACGCTCCAGTGTCTTGAATCCGAAATACGTATACTGGAAATCCCTATCGTACACGATGGCCGAGTTCAAAGTATCTTTGTTTTCCATGACAATGTTGTAAATTTCGTCCGAAATCATAGGAGCATGCTTTCCAGTAGCTGGGTTAATCCAGTCGTGTAAATCCTCAATAACTTTGGAGAATTGCTTTGTGGTTTGCTTATGTAAGTTAGAGATGGCGATTCTAGCGGCTAGAGTGGCATAATCAGGGTGCACAGTGGTCATGTATGCACATGTTTCAGCTGCAAGATTGTCCAGCTCAACGGTAGTAACACCGGAGTACACACCAGAAATAATACGTTGGGTTACCTTAACAGCATCAATACGGTTTGGGTCTAAACCGTATGACAAACGGGTGATACGGGAGGTAATTTTATCGAATTGAACGGGCTCTTTGCGGCCGTCTCTTTTAATAACGTACATTTGTGTGGGAGTATTTGATTTATTGCTGCTGCTATTCTTGCTTGTCATATTTATTTCAACTTGGATATGAGATGAGAGAAAGGCAAGGAAGAAGGCAAAAGAAGGCAAAATAGCAGTGCGTTTATATACGTTTTGCAGCAGAACACGAAACAATATAAAGAACGCTGACACGAAAAACGAAACGCGTCAGCATCTCACAATACAGTATTACGATTTAACAATAGactattgtttttttcccaTCTTGTCGTTTGGTCCTCGCCATGGCAACCGGGTTTTTGCCCCTTTGAGCAGCGCCTAGGTGTCGTTGCTGCGACAACcacgaaaaaaaaaaaaaaaaaaaaacaaaagaacaaCGGCACGCAATGTTGCTGTGACAACCGTAGGCAGATAACTTGGCTTTTTTTACTACTTTAGGAAAATTAGCAGCCAAGAACGAGGGCTTGCTCTGCTACCTAGTTCAAACTGAAACAAGCCttcactttcttttcttttctttttttttttatctaaCAACTGAAGATTAAATGATAAATGTTTACGCGTGCGTGCGATTCATTCTTATGTATGTACGTATGTGCTGATTTTTTATGTGCTTGTTACCTTCTCTTGTTTCTTAAGAAGAAACTAGCCACGGCCACAGCGCCGGCTAGTACGCCTCCAGCGACGACAACACCCTTGAGTGTTTCCTTCTGGATCTTATCCTCTACCATACTCTTCAAAGCGCCCACCTGCTTGTTATTACGCTCATGCTCAAATAAAGTGTCTACATATCTCTTCGCCATAGAGTATTCACCGAGTTTGTAGCAACCTATGGTCAGATAATATAGGCATTCTCGTCTACGGGACTCGGCCTCTTTGTAAATGTCTGTGAGGATTTTCACACCAAGCCTTTCGTCATTCACGTCAGTGGATTTGATCAGCCCCCATGCGTAGTTAAACCTTGACTGTATGGTAGCGGTGGGCCCCCCCTCGGAGACGACTTGCTGGCGCAGAATCTCCAGCTGCTGCGGATAGAGTGGTTCGTATGCGTCCTTAAGAGTTGGCCAAAAATCTACTTTGGTCATACTTATGTTGTATGGCTGTGCTCTGATCTGTGCTTCTATGTGCCGTTTTTACGCAAGGTATATGATAACTTCTGTGCAGAATAGTGGCAATGGCAGCTTTGCTTTGAAAGGGGTCCAGCCTAGCCCGCTTGCGGTGTTCCGGCATAAATGCGCAAAAAGATTGGTTCATGAAaagaagtgaaaaaaaatcgatgaGCTCAGCTCTTAAGAACGGTATTATGGAACGAACTCAACCCGAAAAGGTAGTACAGATGCAGGGCACGGCAGATTTGAGCACTTCGAAACTTGGTACGAAAAAATACTGGGATGAACTGTATGCCCTGGAGCTGGAGAATTTCAGGCGGAATCCGCAGGATACCGGGGACTGTTGGTTTAGCGATAGCGATGCTGAACAAAAGATGATTGATTTTCTGGTAGATAACATTGGTGCGTACAGAATTTCTGAGAATGCTTCTGTTGTAGACCTCGGTACAGGTAATGGACACATGTTATTTGAACTGCATCAAACGGAATTCCAAGGGAAACTGGTCGGGATAGACTATTCTGAGGAAAGCGTCAAACTCGCTAGTAATATAGCCGAGGCCACCGGTGTTGACAATTTCATCAGTTTCCAGCAAGCAGACATCTTTAGTGGTGACTGGAAGCCGGGAAAGTATGACATTGTGTTGGATAAAGGGACCCTAGATGCCATTTCATTGAGTGGCATGAAGATCAACGGTAAACTTGATGTAGTCGATGTATACGCCGGAGTAGTGGAaaggattttgaaaaaagacggtattttcttgatcaCTTCTTGTAATTTCACACAAGATGAACTAGTAAAGATCATAGAGACtgataatttgaaaatgtggaaaacaataaaatacCCTGTTTTCCAATTTGGCGGGGTCCAGGGTGCGACCATATGTAGTGTAGCATTTGTTAAACAAAACTGATTTGTTTTTATctttgatttatttttaacgTTATTTCTCTTTACTTATTTAGGAACGGATTTAACTATAATGTTATACAATTCATCCGTGGTTTCCTTCTTACCAGTCTTTATGGCGTACTGTGCAGGATCACCGTTATCATCTACTGCTAGTAATCTTATGAATTTTTCGCTTTGCAAAGAACCTGTAAATCCTTTTTGCACAGTGAACCCCTTGACCAGTTGGATGTTTAAAATGACTTTTAAGATACCACGAGACCTCATAACAATACGCGTCTTCTCGACGTCGTCCTTacttttattgattttgatgataCCAACACCTCTTTCCTTCCAGCCTTCTTTTATGTTGGAAAGTTGGTACAGCTTCGCATTGACTTGATATATGCACTCCTCAGACTCTTCACCAGACTTGACTTCCTGTTTCTGCAATTTGAGGGGTTTTGGTTTGTCTTTTGTATCTTCTGAGGCATTCGCTAGTTGTTCAGATCCACTATGGACTTTATCTTTGTCAACATCAGtagctttcttttcactttcagagttattttctgttttgtttttcagTATGTTGAAGCCGCTGCCAAATGATAAACCTGAACCAAATGCAAATGGCTTCTTTGTTTTGCTGTCAGAGGCTGGTAAACTTTCAGTACTGGTAGTTGCATCTCCATCTTTCGTGTCCTTTTTGGCAACACCAAACCCAGTTCCAAATTTAGATGCGGCACCAAACACGAATTTATCCTCCTTTTTGTCATCTTCCACAATACCAGATTCTACGGTCTTTCCGTCGTCAACCTTGATCTTCTTATGCGATGGTTCTTGGTCTTTTTTACCTTCCTCCTTTTTCTCctcatcatttttattggGTGCTTCTGATTTGTCACTCGTTTCTTCCGCTTGTTCATCCTGATCTTTTTCCCTCGGTCTCTTAGGAGTTCCATCTAGTTTATCGATAGGATTTTCAACTGCAGTTTGTTTCACCTCAGAATTTTCCCTGGCTGCATTGCCACCATTGGTCTCACTCATGCTCTCAAAGTTTATGCGTACTTGTTTTGTGCAAATTGATTTGTTGACATTTTGGTTTGAGTAGCAACTGAGCTTTTTAAAATCCAGGCATTTATATCTTCAACCTCGCCAAACAatgtcaatttttttaaaaaaaaactcaaTACCTACATCACCGCGAAATGCCTGAAGTAAAAGCATATAACAAACGCGACCCTTAAAAttacgtatatatatgtatatttctttataCTAAGTTTTACTGGGCAGAGTATCATACAGTTCTTCTATCCGATATATAATGAACGATAGGTGTGACACCACTGACTTGAGTAATTCTTTCCAGCCACGCAAGCAAGACACCCCCTTGTTTCTGGCCCTGAGGTACGGACATTCCTTTGTAGAGATACTTTACCAGCACGTCCCTCTGAGAATCactcaaatttttgattaCATTACCAATATCGGCTTGCCTGACTTGTGTCAATGCTTCAAGGACGCTCTTAAAATATTGCTCCTTTGTTGGAGCATCTGCACTGTATGGAGGATCGGTTGTGAGTAATTGAACGGCTCCCAAAGAGTCACCACTTGTGGCAAGCGAGCGCAATTGATTCATTCGAGGTTGTAATTCTTGTAATGTGACAGTAGTTTCGTATGGTGGTACCAGATCGGCAGCGGTTAGTCTGCCACTCTCTGGATCAAATGCATCGATGTCAATTCTCCTCCAATCGGCTTCCATTGCTTGATCGTTCGCGTGTGTTGTGTTGAGTCTTCTCTGGTCTCCTTTGCTATAGTATCTTGTGTTAAATGCGGGCTGTTTTTCTCTTATTTTGTTATAGGGGCAAAGTCTGagaaagggaaaaaagTATCCAAATTAACTGATGTGCGGGTAATCATAGACAACAAGTAGCAGAGTTTAAGTATTACTTATATTCAATAGTCGGGCGCTTCTTTGGGAGCTGGTTGAGACTCTCGAGTCCGTGAGTTTCTAGATTTATATACAGAAGTAACAGCAGCAGTAGGAGTGGCGGCGGAGAGCAATGGCCTGTTTCCACGGTACCTCGCGTCCAATGTGGAACTGCCGTATCTATCAGCGCTATATGCGGAGGAAGAAGTTTCCCTGCGTGGCAGCCTGGGAGCATAATTTCTTTCGGCGGGATTTGATGTACTTGCGCTTGCAAACCTTCCTGGAAGCCTGCTGTCTCTGTTGGAATAGCCTCTGCCTCCTAGGCCGCCGCCCAATCTTCTTGgcttgaaatatttaaCGGTTCTGCCTCTTTCTATGTCGACTATGCAGATTCTGTCTTTGATTTGGATACCTCTGTGTACTCCAATCTCCTTGAATGCCATTTTACTACTTATTGGgtctttgaaaactatGAAGGCGTAGCCTTTACTCTTCTGGGTTATCTTGTCCTTGACTATCCTAATTTTTTCGATCTCGCCAAACTTAACAAAATACTTTTGCAGTTCAATTTCGTCAAGATCGTATGGTAGCCTCCCAATAAATATCGTTCTGTAGGGATCTGTGTCCTTGATATGAGGGTCAACGTTAGGATTCCAATTTTGTAGTCTCCGGTCTAACAATTGAGCATTTTTGATCTTGGAAAGTTTGATGTCTTCGTATCTTTGGAGATGGTTGTTTGGAGATCCTTCAGGAAACTCCTCCATATAGTGCTTCAAAGAGGTTGATAGTAAGTTTGCAACGCCAGTGATATTTGGATTTGTTTGTCTCTTCGCATATGGGTAATCGGTTGGTCTTTTGTAAGATAAAGGTGGCCTTGGCTTGAAAAGTCTCGACACGTCGTCTGGATACTTGGATAGATTATAATTCATCAAGGTTGAGGTGCCGATTACTTTTTTAAGGTTTCCTTTCGACAGTCGATGACCGTGCTGTGTGTCATTATCTTgcagttctttttttcttcagatgCGTTAATTTCCTACGAAGGGCGCATACAATGGTGCTGATGGGATTTATGAGCAAAACAAGTAGGCGAGCAAGACATGAACGAAATTGTAATGAAGCGTACTTCCTTTTCCCTACAACCTTAAAAAGGTCTCACTGATATATCCATTCGCAATAATGACAAGATTTTTGCATGGgacttctttttttcttttgaataaGTCGCGTTATAAGGACaaaacattaaaaaaaaatatgtattGATTCACTGATTTATATATACAGAAGTAAGTACCGGGGTACCTAAATATACGCATAAAAgtctctttcttttttttttttttttttttagcttcCTACATTTCgttaataatattatatagattatatttatatttaagAAAAGTAATATCAGCATATTATGAATAGACAAAAAAGTCTAAGGTCAAGATTTATTAAATGTTAGATTATTAAGATTACAATTAACAACATTTGTTGTTACTTCATAAAATTTCGTTACTTCATAAAAGAACTACAGTCCCCCACTTCTAAATGAGTGGTTGTAGGGGTTCATATACCTCCCAtactgttggaataaaaatcaactatcatctactaactagtatttacgttactagtatattatcatatacggtgttagaagatgacgcaaatgatgagaaatagtcatctaaattagtggaagctgaaacgcaaggattgataatgtaataggatcaatgaatattaacatataaaatgatgataataatatttatagaattgtgtagaattgcagattcccttttatggattcctaaatcctcgaggagaacttctagtacattctacatacctaatattattgccttattaaaaatggaatcccaacaattatctcaaaattcaccaaCTCTTCACATACATACCTGCGGTAGCAAGATAGGTACACTTTTTCTACGTTTCACGAAGGTAGCGATAGGTACCTCACTCATTGTAGGTGCGGGGGTAGCGATGGAGGTTTCTGTACCATTACCACCACAGCCACTATACTCACGTAGTGAAGTCCCTAGCGTGGAATTGTGTGGTATCGTTGCTATCTGTCGTTCGCCACCCTCGGTATATCCAACGTGCAGGCCAATATCACTCTCTAAGAAAATCGTATCAGGATTGGTACGGACAAACTCTTCATAGCCTACGTCGAAATCAAATTCTGCTAAAGCTGTGACTGTAGTTAAACCTAAAACCGCGATTATTGCTTGAAAAACTGTGGAGAAATTCATGATGGACGGTCACGTTCAGGGTCTGAGAAAACCACTCATTCCTATGTCCCATGTGGTTGGTTGCAATTTGCTGCTATATATACGACTTGGCTGTAGAGAGATCTACGTAGGATGTGTCCACTATCAAGGGGGGTTTACCAACGTTATCTTCTATTTTAAGTGCTCAAATGAAGGTTGCATTATATCCCTGGCAGTTTTCCCGGCAATTTTGCCGGCCGCTTATAATAGTCATGGTGAAAGGATTGTTGCTTGTTGTGGTTGCAACATGACAGTTGCCTACTAACTAAATAATAATCAAAGTCAGTTTCtcaacaatggaaaacCTGTTGTGACCTTATCGAAGTAACAACATCGTATAATAATTAATCTGGAAAAAATACCATAGTTACTGCCGATACAGGTCTACGTGACTTACTGACAAACAGACTGAGTGACTACGAGTCCAGAAATTTAGTATACCATATTGTCGCTTCTTCTTATAGCCCAGCTCCAGGTCTGGATACGGTTCTGTATAACTCGTTAAGGTTTAAGTGTCcggcaatttttttgaagtttcATTTCTTCACTCGATGACCAAGCCGTGTGCCAtcttttcgttttcttttttttcaatgtgTTTAATTATCTACAAAGAGGGCACACACAATAGAGCTGATGAGAACCCATGAGCGAAACAAGTAGAAAAGCAAGACGTAAACGGAATCATGGTGGTGTGTacatttctctttttttattacaCCAAGAAAGCTTAATTGGTACGTATTGTTCGTGATAGTAGCATGAATCTAGCGTGGAATTCTTTTATTTAAGGTCGCGTTGTGACGACaaaacattaaaaaaacCACATGTGTTGATTTGTAGACTTGTATACACTCCAGTAAGAAGGTGCACACCAAAATACATGCGCATATaaattattttatataGCATGCTATATTTCGTaaattcataaaatttCGTTAATTCATAAAAACAGCTCCCCAAACTTAGATGAGTGGCTGCAAGGGTTCTGTCTTGTAATCAACATCTACCATTGCGCCATCGTGTTTACATACAACTTCGACAGACACCTTGAATTTCTTGGCGTTCAACTCCGTTTCTTCGCCATAATTCCAAACAATCCGGTCAAAGGATTCctgctttttcttatcGTGGAATTTCAATTCTGGCTTGTTGATAGCGGTTTTGATGTCCTTTAGCAGGTGCTTCTCAACATGCTGGTGTAAATGGCGAACAAACTTCTTAGAGTGCGAATTGGCAGTCTCTTTGATCTTTTCCGGATCATCATGCGCATCATGCAGGACAAAGGGTGGATAGTACTTCAGTTGGCAATGGACATGGTCGAACTCTTGATCTTCCGTCTCACCCTTTAAATatgtttcaaaatcatgCAAATCCTCAAAAACCTTTAAGGACTCACCACTTTTTGTAGTGATGGTGGACATCTTAGGACCCTTTGCTTTCTTATCCTTTTTCGTCATTCTTATTATTTAAAATACTTTGTTATATACTGTACGTTGTTTCGTTTGCACTTAATCGTGTTTCGACAGATAGGTGAATCAAGATCTACCTTTACGCGAAAGATACGAAGAATTGAGAAGGAGGTGCAAGGGAAAAGGGCAATAGAGGATTGGGACAGCCGATGCTTATATACGGACGATTGCCAACCGCCGAAAAGGTTCAAGCCAAGAACAAAAAGTAGAGAGAATACCCCAACAATAGCATTTGATGGCTAAACGGCAGTG from the Saccharomyces cerevisiae S288C chromosome IX, complete sequence genome contains:
- the SNP1 gene encoding U1 snRNP complex subunit SNP1 (Component of U1 snRNP required for mRNA splicing via spliceosome; substrate of arginine methyltransferase Hmt1p; may interact with poly(A) polymerase to regulate polyadenylation; homolog of human U1-70K, which has been linked to several types of autoimmune and neurodegenerative diseases) — protein: MNYNLSKYPDDVSRLFKPRPPLSYKRPTDYPYAKRQTNPNITGVANLLSTSLKHYMEEFPEGSPNNHLQRYEDIKLSKIKNAQLLDRRLQNWNPNVDPHIKDTDPYRTIFIGRLPYDLDEIELQKYFVKFGEIEKIRIVKDKITQKSKGYAFIVFKDPISSKMAFKEIGVHRGIQIKDRICIVDIERGRTVKYFKPRRLGGGLGGRGYSNRDSRLPGRFASASTSNPAERNYAPRLPRRETSSSAYSADRYGSSTLDARYRGNRPLLSAATPTAAVTSVYKSRNSRTRESQPAPKEAPDY
- the YRB2 gene encoding Yrb2p (hypothetical protein; involved in nuclear processes of the Ran-GTPase cycle; involved in nuclear protein export; contains Ran Binding Domain and FxFG repeats; interacts with Srm1p, GTP-Gsp1p, Rna1p and Crm1p; relocalizes to the cytosol in response to hypoxia; not essential for viability) → MSETNGGNAARENSEVKQTAVENPIDKLDGTPKRPREKDQDEQAEETSDKSEAPNKNDEEKKEEGKKDQEPSHKKIKVDDGKTVESGIVEDDKKEDKFVFGAASKFGTGFGVAKKDTKDGDATTSTESLPASDSKTKKPFAFGSGLSFGSGFNILKNKTENNSESEKKATDVDKDKVHSGSEQLANASEDTKDKPKPLKLQKQEVKSGEESEECIYQVNAKLYQLSNIKEGWKERGVGIIKINKSKDDVEKTRIVMRSRGILKVILNIQLVKGFTVQKGFTGSLQSEKFIRLLAVDDNGDPAQYAIKTGKKETTDELYNIIVKSVPK
- the EFM4 gene encoding Efm4p (Lysine methyltransferase; involved in the dimethylation of eEF1A (Tef1p/Tef2p) at lysine 316; sequence similarity to S-adenosylmethionine-dependent methyltransferases of the seven beta-strand family; role in vesicular transport) — encoded protein: MQGTADLSTSKLGTKKYWDELYALELENFRRNPQDTGDCWFSDSDAEQKMIDFLVDNIGAYRISENASVVDLGTGNGHMLFELHQTEFQGKLVGIDYSEESVKLASNIAEATGVDNFISFQQADIFSGDWKPGKYDIVLDKGTLDAISLSGMKINGKLDVVDVYAGVVERILKKDGIFLITSCNFTQDELVKIIETDNLKMWKTIKYPVFQFGGVQGATICSVAFVKQN
- a CDS encoding uncharacterized protein (Mitochondrial hypothetical protein; required for respiratory growth; mutant accumulates less glycogen than does wild type; null mutation results in a decrease in plasma membrane electron transport; YIL060W is not an essential gene), producing the protein MMIIIFIELCRIADSLLWIPKSSRRTSSTFYIPNIIALLKMESQQLSQNSPTLHIHTCGSKIGTLFLRFTKVAIGTSLIVGAGVAMEVSVPLPPQPLYSRSEVPSVELCGIVAICRSPPSVYPTCRPISLSKKIVSGLVRTNSS
- the ARC15 gene encoding Arc15p (Subunit of the ARP2/3 complex; ARP2/3 is required for the motility and integrity of cortical actin patches; has mRNA binding activity) codes for the protein MEADWRRIDIDAFDPESGRLTAADLVPPYETTVTLQELQPRMNQLRSLATSGDSLGAVQLLTTDPPYSADAPTKEQYFKSVLEALTQVRQADIGNVIKNLSDSQRDVLVKYLYKGMSVPQGQKQGGVLLAWLERITQVSGVTPIVHYISDRRTV